The nucleotide window CGGGCCATCACAGACTTGATACTTTCCGCCACGATAACCGACAGCGCGGCCCCGGCGAACGCGCCCACGGCGATCGGCCAGGTGGCCAGGTCGAATCCCGGAATGGCCGCGGCGAACGAGGCGGTGTCACTGATCATGACCCCACCCTAGAGCAGCGGATCAGCCGCGAACGGCCGCCGGCGCCGGGCCCGGCGGCCGCTCTAACGTCAGACGGCCCCGGCGCCCAGGGCGATGTCGAAACCGGCGCCATTCCGCGCCACGCCCACCAGCAGGATGCCGGCCCATTCCAGGGCGTGGGTCATCTCGAGCCCGCCGGCGTCGCGGGGCCGCATCCCCAGGCTCTCCAGGAACGCTGCGACCTGTGCCTTCGCCTCAGCGCCGTCGCCGGCGAAGAACAGGTCCACCGGCTTGTCCTCGGCAATCACGCCGCCGAAGATCGTATTGAACGCCTTCACCACGTGTGCGCCGTCAGGCGCCACGGCGGCGATCTGCTGGGCCACCGAGTTGCCCGGCGTCGTCACGACCCCAATGCCGTCGGCGTTGAACGGGTTGGTGATGTCCACGAGCGTCTTGCCGGCCAGGGCGTCGCCGTAGTGCGTCACCACGTCAACCGCGGCCTGGTACAGCACGGCCAAAACGACGATGTCCCCCGCCGGCCGGGCGCCATAAGTGCCGACGGTGGCGCCGTGGCCGATCTTCTCGGCGAGCGCCTGAGCCGTGGCGATGTTGCGGCTCATGAGCTCGACGGTGTGGCCGTGCGTCGCCGCGCGGGTGCCGATGGCGGTGGCCATGTTGCCCGAGCCGATGATGCTGATGGTGGTCATGGCGTGTAATCCCTTGGTGTGGTTGGAGCAGGTAATCGTGGGTCCGTGCCGGCTCGATATTATGTACACCGTTCGGTGTGGTTAACGTATCCGGCGGATGCGCGGAGTGTCAAGTTATGCACACCGATCGGTACCCGAGTGGGCTACGCTGGACCCATGACGGAGTTGGAGAAGGGCCCGCAAGGCCTCCGCCGCGGCCGGGGCGCACACGAGCGCATCCTCAGCGCGTCCCAACAGCTGTTCCCCGAGCAAGGCATCAACAGCACCGGAATCGACCAGATCTGCGCGGTGGCAGGCGTGTCCAAGCGCACGCTCTACCAGCACTTCGGCGGCAAAGACGAGCTCATCGCCGAGTACCTGCGCCGATTCGATCCCGACATCATGCCCGGCGTCTTCGACAACACCGCCCTCACCCCCCGCGAGCGTCTCCTCGCCGTCTTCGACATCCACCCGACGCTATGCCCGTTCATCAGGACGGCCGTCGAAATCCAGGACCCGGGCCACCCCGCACGTATCCTCGCCCGCGACCGCAAAGAGGGCATGGCGGCGCGGTTCACCGCCACGGCCCGCGAGGCCGGCGTCGCCCACCCCGAACAGCTCGGCGAGCAGTTGGCGCTCCTCCTCGACGGCGCGTCCGCCCGCGGCCGTGCGCTCAACACGGATGCGTTCGACACCGCCGCCGCCATCGCGCTCGTGCTCATCGACAACGCCCTCCCCGCCGCGGCGGTACCGGTCGGCGCCAGCGCTGGCGAGCAGCCGAGCCCGGCTTAGGGCGCAACTCTCAGGTCGCCGCACGACCGCGGACCGGCTCTCAGCGAGGTGCCCCTCCGCCGGTCAAGCCTGTCGAGACGCCGCACGCCGCTGTCCAGCCCGCACCGCGTCCATCCCCAAGTCCACCAGGTCCGCCGCCTTCAACCCCGGCCACCCATGCACAATCCGCATCCACTCCCCCGGCACCGCCGAAGCACCCCACCGAGCCCCGACCAACTCGCCGGCAATCGCCGCCACGGTGTCGGTGTCCCGGCCACCCCGCACCGCAGCCGCCAACGCCAGCTGCAACTGGCTCGCATCCGTCTCCGGTGCAGAGCGAATCGCCGACCAGGCCGCCTGCAACGCCTGCACCACCCAGCCGTTCCGGTCAAAGTATGCAGGCGGATGCGCTTCCGCCTCGTCGATCAATCCGGCCCACCGCTCTCGTCGTTCCTCCGGCAACGCGCCGAGCCCCACCCGCACGTCCAGCTCTGCCTCAAGCACGGCATGCCGAATCGCCAGGCACCAGAGCACGCAGGCGTCGCCGGCATCCGCTTCGATGTGGGTGAGATCGCTGATCGCCCGGGCGGCGACGGCCAAGACATCCGGGTCATCGAGGTAGGCCAGCGCCACCGGGGCGGTGCGCATCAGCGACCCATTGCCGGCGCTGCGGCCGTTGAGCTCATGGTGCTTCTGCGCTGAGATCCGCACGCCGGCCGCCGTAGGCGCCGCGCTGCCGAGCACCGCGCGCAGCTGAATGCCCACATCCGGAGCGGTGCGCGCCCAGTCCACCCACTGCGCCACGATCTCGTCGAGCACCCGCTCATCGGCTAAGTCCCGGCCGGCGGCTACAGCCCGGGCGATCGGCACCGCCATCGAGGTGTCGTCGGTCCACTCACCGGGCGCCCAATCGAACTGGCCGCCGCCCTTCATCGTGACCGCGGCACCGTCTGGCAGCGGCGGCCCGAACTCATAGCCGGCGCCGAGCGCGTCGCCGCAGGCCAGGCCCAGGAGCACTCCGACGGCGCGGTCGGTCTGCGTGGTGGTGAGTGTCATGGCAACCCCCTCGTGATCACATGCTGATCACTTCGACCGTATCGCTGCGGCAGCCCCGGCCACTACCTTTCGCTAGACGCTCGCCAGCTCAGCGCCGAGCACGGCGTGGGTGATGAGTCGGTCAAGTGCCCGAACGTCGACGGCCTTGCCTACCTTGATCTTGATGTGACCGGCGCGCGTCCACAGCTCAATTTCACCGTTGATGTCGAGTGAGCCCGCGTTCTCCGACGACCACATGTTCACGCTGGAGTAGGGCAGCGAGTACATCTCAACCTTCTTGCCGGTGATCCCCTGTGCGTCCCGCACGATGAGACGCTTGGTGGTGAAAATCGCGCTGTCCCTGAAGGCTGTATTGCCCGCACGACCAGCTCTGCGATCGAAACGCCCCCTAGCGGGGTGATGGATGGGCCCGACCGCGGTCGCCGCAACCGGATCGCCCCCCTTCGAGGTCGAGGGATGCATGGCATCCTGTCGGTTGATCTGTTTCGTGACGGGGTTCAGCACACATCTCTGCGATGGTCGACGTTCACGGCCAGGACCACCAACACGTCGTCCAAGATTTGGACGAGGATGCGGTAATCCCCTACGCGGTATCGCCAGACACCGGAGTGGTTTGCCGTCAGACCCTTCCCCCGTTGTCGAGGATCGTCGAGGCTTTCAAGGTCTTCGAGGTAGGACAGGACGCGTCGCTGCACTGCGCGGTCCAGTTTCTTGAATTGGCGATCAAACTGCTCGGTGGTCTCCACGTGCCACCGGGCGGTCACAGCTCAGACTCTGCTTTCAGCGCCGCGAGCGGCCGGGAGCGGCGGCCCCCGGCCTCGAAGGAGTCCAGCGCCTCGTCTGCCAAGAAGGCGTCCTCCAGGTCGGTCAGATGCTCGCGGAGGGCGGCCCGAACGTAGAAACTCTTGGAACGGCCCGTGCGCTGTGACAGCCGTTCCAGGCGCTCTTCCTCCTCGGGGGTGAGACGGATCGAAATCGTCATGATGCCCTTCAAAGTAAGACTTGTTTACATGCACGATACGCCTAGCGCGGAGCCGAGTCCAGGCTCGTTGGTTAGCCACCTCATGGCCTGCAACCCCACGCCGGGCCGCTCGAGTCTTGCGTTCCGGTAACGAACACGCCCCAAAACACGCCCCGAACATCGACGTGGCCGGCAACCCCGGCCAGGGTGGAGCCATGCGGCCACAGGCATCCCCACCGAGAGTCACGGTCGCTGTCCGTGTGCTGCTGGGTACGGCAACCGCGTGCGTTCTGCTCAGCGGTTGCGTCGGCGTCTCAGGCGGCGATGCCCCAGAGGTGGACCCGGCCAAGATCGTGGACGGTTACGACTGCCTGGCGCCGGACCTGATTGATTGGGCGTACCCGCCCCACTCGGCCAGCGCGCCCGACCCCGAGCATCCGTATGCGCCGGATGCCGGCCGGGTACCGGACGGCTTCACCCCCACCACGGCCGAGCGCTGCGACGTGATGACCAACCTCGGCGATGCCCAGGGGGTCAGTGTCACCGCGGTCACATTCGCGGGCGATCTCGCACCCCTTCTCGCCGCTCTGGCCGAGCCCGACGACGACGACTCGAACGTTGCGTGCACGGCCGACCTGGAACTGGTGCCCCCGCTCTGGCTCGTCGACGCGGCCGGCAAGGCCATCAACGCACACTACCCCGTGGACGCCTGCCACAAGACGAAGCCCGGCGCGCGGGACGCTCTCGCCGCCCTTCCGGTGGTGGACACCACGACGCTGCAGTAGGGGCAGGCTCCATGGCGGTGTTGCTGTGCCTCCGGGCGTCCCCCGCAGGTCACTCCCCGTCGCCCCAGCGGATGACGTCCCGCACGGGCGCCGACCGCCTCACCACCAGCGGAACCGGCGCGGCACCGCGCGGGCCAGGGTCACCAGCCCGAAGAGGGCGCAGAGCGCACTGATGTCGGCGAGAACTCCATCGGCGGCCGGCCGGGTGAGCAGCAGGATACCGACGCCGAGCGTCGCCACCCCGAGGCACAGCCGCCACGCCAGGCGCGCCCGAGGGTT belongs to Cryobacterium sp. SO2 and includes:
- a CDS encoding ADP-ribosylglycohydrolase family protein; this encodes MTLTTTQTDRAVGVLLGLACGDALGAGYEFGPPLPDGAAVTMKGGGQFDWAPGEWTDDTSMAVPIARAVAAGRDLADERVLDEIVAQWVDWARTAPDVGIQLRAVLGSAAPTAAGVRISAQKHHELNGRSAGNGSLMRTAPVALAYLDDPDVLAVAARAISDLTHIEADAGDACVLWCLAIRHAVLEAELDVRVGLGALPEERRERWAGLIDEAEAHPPAYFDRNGWVVQALQAAWSAIRSAPETDASQLQLALAAAVRGGRDTDTVAAIAGELVGARWGASAVPGEWMRIVHGWPGLKAADLVDLGMDAVRAGQRRAASRQA
- a CDS encoding NAD(P)-binding domain-containing protein, whose product is MTTISIIGSGNMATAIGTRAATHGHTVELMSRNIATAQALAEKIGHGATVGTYGARPAGDIVVLAVLYQAAVDVVTHYGDALAGKTLVDITNPFNADGIGVVTTPGNSVAQQIAAVAPDGAHVVKAFNTIFGGVIAEDKPVDLFFAGDGAEAKAQVAAFLESLGMRPRDAGGLEMTHALEWAGILLVGVARNGAGFDIALGAGAV
- a CDS encoding DUF6290 family protein translates to MTISIRLTPEEEERLERLSQRTGRSKSFYVRAALREHLTDLEDAFLADEALDSFEAGGRRSRPLAALKAESEL
- a CDS encoding type II toxin-antitoxin system RelE/ParE family toxin — protein: MTARWHVETTEQFDRQFKKLDRAVQRRVLSYLEDLESLDDPRQRGKGLTANHSGVWRYRVGDYRILVQILDDVLVVLAVNVDHRRDVC
- a CDS encoding TetR/AcrR family transcriptional regulator, with the translated sequence MTELEKGPQGLRRGRGAHERILSASQQLFPEQGINSTGIDQICAVAGVSKRTLYQHFGGKDELIAEYLRRFDPDIMPGVFDNTALTPRERLLAVFDIHPTLCPFIRTAVEIQDPGHPARILARDRKEGMAARFTATAREAGVAHPEQLGEQLALLLDGASARGRALNTDAFDTAAAIALVLIDNALPAAAVPVGASAGEQPSPA